Proteins found in one Camelus bactrianus isolate YW-2024 breed Bactrian camel chromosome X, ASM4877302v1, whole genome shotgun sequence genomic segment:
- the USP26 gene encoding ubiquitin carboxyl-terminal hydrolase 26 — MTALMVRGFVQIWNKKTGMSKSKEAFIETVEGKKKVKLVVYFIGECKTFQLSNNIKNMIFRSYGKKQNHLHLTFQNNSFLFIEKLSSRDAENLKMFLERIHQNNLQTPIRPDNDKSVFASTTIQKSVNKTSFNKMYKKSSSRSLEKGKRNGTPDLKEMPLFTSTSSTFIYKELLKNGYGKRKRVLSTDSEMIKNFLKEIISLRKKISKTNPLRYVSRSEKKELRLKVLKQNKKFKVGSSFKIRSTGNPYLDGANLLQRLSEKLYLAFLSEPNFGEDDPEWDKFKMTFHLYPEKLWQGLPNLGNTCYMNAVLQSIFSIPSFADDFLSQGFPWGKIPLDALSMYLVQLFVLKDIYNIKVKEKLLVSIKKAISAVAEIFSDNTQNDAHEFLGHCLDQMKENMRKFNIIWKTKIESKQRNSPQQVSAGSAATKVVICPITTNFEFELLRSIICKACGQVVLKTEVSNYLSISLPQGVKTPPSSIQSSFDLFFEAEELEYECEKCMHRDSVAVHKFSRLPRVLIVHLKRYSFNEFWSFRKDDQEVVISKYLKLSSHCDESTKPPCPLSNNAHIRDFQLLKIFQEMNSKTISSSTRSKKLTSKSKDSLPPHIGSYKECKPQKCHIRHKGSSGECLGKYSDLNIIESALINSGDVAIIAKELLADLLMDLEDNSHSLKGEPTSSPDTSQEVHRNPKRKKYKRTNMFVDFEGIIKTTEDFCKDKKPRSLSERFHKVAEQTYQYEKMRVYEQALWMALLRSLPKPLAQRYTENLRRTTELSFQETNVNSPRALGSRKTRRNKDCLDTKKTGPEAKKPKRNAKMGDRNAYRLIGVVSHLGKTPDGGHYISDTYDFERQVWFTYNDLQVSNIQEEAMQEARLRTGYMFFYMHNEIFEELLGREDNSQPQSKEARETPQE; from the coding sequence ATGACTGCTCTAATGGTACGTGGTTTTGTCCAAATATGGAACAAGAAGACTGGGATGTCTAAGTCAAAAGAAGCCTTCATTGAAAcagtggaaggaaagaagaaagttaaATTGGTAGTCTATTTCATTGGAGAATGTAAAACCTTTCAGCTaagtaataatattaaaaatatgatctTTAGATCctatggaaaaaaacaaaatcacttgCATTTAACTTTCCAAAATAATAGCTTCTTGTTTATTGAAAAATTATCCTCCAGAGATGCTGAAAATTTGAAGATGTTCTTGGAAAGAATCCATCAGAATAATCTTCAAACACCCATAAGACCTGACAATGACAAGAGTGTCTTTGCCAGCACCACAATACAGAAGTCAGTCAACAAAACTTCATTCAACAAAATGTATAAGAAGTCAAGTAGTCGATCtcttgagaaaggaaaaagaaatggaacaCCTGATCTTAAGGAGATGCCTCTGTTTACATCAACGTCATCAACATTTATCTATAAGGAGTTACTAAAAAATGGATatgggaagaggaaaagggtGCTATCAACTGATTCAGAGATGATTAAGAATTTCCTGAAAGAGATTATCTCTCTAAGAAAGAAGATATCCAAGACAAATCCCTTGAGGTATGTAAGCCGCAGTGAGAAGAAAGAATTGAGGTTAAAAGTGTTAAAACAGAATAAGAAATTCAAAGTTGGATCTTCATTCAAGATCCGTTCTACTGGAAACCCTTACCTAGATGGCGCTAATCTTCTCCAGAGACTGTCTGAGAAATTATATTTGGCATTTCTGTCAGAACCAAACTTTGGTGAGGATGACCCAGAGTGGGATAAATTCAAGATGACCTTTCACTTGTACCCAGAGAAACTATGGCAGGGTCTCCCCAATTTGGGAAATACCTGTTATATGAATGCAGTTTTGCAGTCCATATTTTCAATTCCATCGTTTGCTGATGATTTTCTCAGCCAGGGTTTCCCATGGGGTAAAATTCCCCTTGATGCACTTAGCATGTACTTGGTACAGCTCTTTGTCTTGAAAGATATTTATAACATAAAAGTCAAGGAGAAGTTACTTGTGAGTATTAAAAAAGCCATTTCAGCagttgcagaaatattctctgaCAACACACAGAATGATGCTCATGAGTTTTTAGGTCACTGTTTAGATCAGATGAAAGAAAACATGCGAAAATTCAACATAATTTGGAAGACTAAAATTGAATCTAAGCAAAGAAATTCACCTCAACAGGTTTCTGCTGGCAGTGCTGCCACCAAAGTGGTCATTTGTCCTATCACCACTAATTTTGAGTTTGAGTTGCTGCGCTCTATTATTTGTAAAGCCTGTGGGCAGGTTGTTCTCAAGACAGAAGTGAGTAATTATCTTTCCATCAGCCTTCCCCAAGGAGTGAAAACACCTCCCTCGTCTATTCAGTCTAGTTTTGATCTTTTCTTTGAAGCAGAAGAGCTTGAGTATGAATGTGAGAAGTGTATGCACAGGGATTCTGTTGCGGTGCACAAATTCAGTAGGCTACCGAGGGTCCTTATTGTTCATCTGAAACGCTATAGCTTTAATGAGTTTTGGTCCTTCAGGAAAGATGATCAAGAAGTcgttatttccaaatatttaaagctATCTTCCCACTGCGATGAAAGTACCAAACCACCATGTCCCTTAAGCAACAATGCACATATTAGGGATTTCCAACTCTTAAAAATCTTTCAGGAGATGAATTCCAAAACCATCAGCTCATCAACACGGTCAAAAAAGCTGACCTCAAAATCCAAGGATTCCTTGCCTCCACACATTGGATCATACAAAGAGTGTAAACCTCAAAAATGCCACATTCGTCATAAAGGTTCGAGTGGAGAATGCCTGGGAAAATATTCTGACCTAAATATAATAGAGTCCGCATTGATAAACTCAGGAGATGTAGCAATCATTGCAAAAGAGCTGTTAGCAGACTTATTGATGGATCTGGAAGACAACTCCCATTCTCTGAAAGGTGAACCCACCAGCAGCCCAGACACATCTCAAGAAGTGCATAGAAATCCAAAACGAAAGAAATACAAGAGAACCAATATGTTTGTAGATTTTGAGGGTATCATCAAGACTACTGAAGATTTTTGTAAAGATAAAAAACCCAGAAGTCTTTCAGAAAGATTTCACAAAGTGGCTGAACAGACCTACCAGTATGAAAAGATGAGAGTCTATGAACAAGCCCTTTGGATGGCACTGCTTCGAAGCCTTCCAAAGCCACTTGCCCAGAGGTACACAGAGAACCTCAGAAGAACTACAGAATTAAGTTTCCAGGAGACCAATGTGAATTCCCCACGTGCATTGGGTTCCAGAAAAACCCGTCGAAACAAAGATTGTTTAGATACGAAGAAGACGGGACCTGAAGCCAAGAAACCGAAAAGAAACGCCAAGATGGGAGATCGTAATGCCTATCGGCTCATTGGTGTTGTCAGCCATCTTGGGAAGACCCCAGATGGAGGCCATTATATCAGTGATACCTATGACTTTGAGAGGCAAGTCTGGTTCACTTACAATGATCTTCAGGTGTCAAATATCCAAGAGGAAGCAATGCAGGAGGCTAGGCTTCGCACCGGGTACATGTTCTTTTACATGCACAATGAGATATTTGAAGAGCTGTTGGGAAGGGAGGATAACTCTCAGCCTCAAAGCAAAGAGGCAAGGGAGACTCCTCAGGAGTAA